TCGACATTCGCTGTGGCAAGGGCCTGCGCGACCTCATCCGCGAGGACGCCCTCGACCGCCCGGTTCACACTGTCGCGAACCCTGTCCCAGTCGGCGCCAATGACGGCCTCGGGCACGGTAACCCGTCGCTCAAACACCTTGCCGGCCGCCGTGACCACTATGACCAGAAGACGGGCTTCGTCTAGGTCAATCATTTCGACGCGGCGGATTCGATCTGCAACCAGGTCGGGGTACTCGGCTACCGCTGCCTGCCCGGTGATACCGGCGAGGACACGCACGGTCCGCCCAATCGCATCCTCAAGGGATTCGACCGACCCGAGACGCTCAACCAGCAGTGCACGGTTGCGAGCCACTTGGGTCGCGGAGGGGTCAAGGCAGTCGACAAAAATCCTGTACCCGGCCTCCGTCGGAACACGACCGGCAGAGGTGTGGGGTTGACGAATCAAACCCTCATCCTCAAGGACCCCCATGTCATTGCGGATTGTTGCAGAAGAAACACCCTGCACGTAAGACTGCGCGACTGCCTTTGACGCGACGGGTTCATTGGTGTTGACATACTCGATGACAATCGCTCGAAGCACATCGAGGCGCCGCTGCGCTGTTGACATCACGACCACCTCCCGTTGAGCATCCGCACTCACATCGGGCGAGTGCTAATGAGACCCAGTTTATCCGTCTCAACCCCAAATGCCGGTAGCGTCTGGTCACATTCGGGGCCTACCAACCAAGTAGCGTCCGCGTCACCAAATCGGCTAGCAGGCGTCCTTTCAGGGTCAGCACCGCCCGCTCGCCCTCGAACACATCGAGGAGTCCGTCGCGGACTAAACCCGCAACCACTGCGGGGTCAAACCCACCCATTCCCTCCCTGGTGCGAATCCCCAGCATCACGGCCTCGACCCGACGGTCTTCCTCAGAGAGCTTCTCACCAGCAAAACCCGGCGAAACTCCCTGCAGGAGACGACCGGCGTATGCGCGGGGATGCTTAACATTCCACCAGCGCTGGCCCGCCACGTGGGAATGCGCTCCCGGCCCATAGCCCCACCAATCCCAGTTCCGCCAGTACGCCAGGTTGTGGGTGGAACGGGTCGCATCCGAGGTTGAGAAGTTGGAGATTTCATACCAGTGGAAGCCGGCCTGCCCCAACAGGGCGTCAGCTAACTCGTACTTCTGCGCATCTAGATCCCCATCGGGTGGCGCAATGAGGCCGGATGCCAACTCTCTCCCCATCTTCGTCCCCTCCTCGATGATCAGGGAGTAGGCGCTGATGTGATCCGGGTGCATCCCAATCGCCTGCCGCAATGAAGCCTCCCAGTCCCCCAAAGTTTCGCCTGGGGCCCCATAGATGAGGTCGACTGAAACCTGACAGTCGGCCGCCTTCGCAGCTGCTACGGCGCGCGGCACATTCTCCGGGTTGTGAGTGCGGTCCAAAGTTTTCAGAACATGGGGCACGGCCGACTGCATGCCAATCGAAAAGCGGTTGATACCCGCATTTGCGAACTGTTGGGCCTTCTTTTCGTCCAGTGTCTCCGGGTTAGCCTCCAGGGTCACCTCTGCGCCCTCGGCAATACCGAAGGCGGCGTCGAGGGTGCGGAGGATTCTCCCTATCTCACCGGGAGCAAGAAGCGACGGTGTGCCACCACCAAAAAAGACAGACTCCAGTGGACGGGGATCCACGATGCCTCTGCTGAACTCAATCTCGCGGACGACGGAGTCCGCATAGGTTGCAAGATCCGCGCCCTCACCAAACCCCGTGGTGTAGGTGTTGAAATCGCAGTATCCACAACGCACCGTACAAAACGGCACATGCACATACGCCGCAAAGGGACTGTTCCCCACACTCGGCTCGAGTGTGCCGTCCTCGGGCCAGACACTTCCCTCGGGTTGACGGGGCATTACAACCCACGCGGCAAACGCACCGCAGCGATATCCCACGTCTCACGCCCGGCTTCTTTGCCGCGCTGCTCAAAGTGTGTTTCGACCCGCCCCTCAAACCGTGGCGAAAACGTTGTGGCACCATCCTCAACCGCAATCTGAAAGTCGGGGGCTGCCGTCATCACTTCCAGCATCTGCTCGGCATAGTTCTCCCAGTCCGTCGCCATGCGCCACACGCCACCGTCCTCCAGAAGGTCAGCGACCACCTTCGCAAACGGAAGGGAGACAATGCGGCGTTTATGGTGGCGAGCCTTGCGCCACGGATCAGGAAAAAACGTCCACACCTCACGCACCGAAGCGGGTCCCAGAAGGATCGGCAAGGCCTGTTGCGCGTCGGCTTCAATGACGCGGATATTGGTGACTCCGCGCTCCGCAGCAGTCACCGTGAGACGCGCAATCCCCGGCGTCCACACCTCAAAAGCCAAGAAGTTCACCTCCGGGTGGCGGGATGCGAAATCAACAACCTGCTCCCCACGACCCGGCCCTATCTCCACAAACAACGGCGCACAGCGACCGAAAACGCCCTCGACATCCAGTCGATACCCATCCGCAACCGTGGTCTCCCCAACCCCGCGCGGAACATCAATCACGTAGTCGTCCCGCACAGCCGCAAACTGGCGTTCAAGAGAGGGATTCATATCGCGGATCCGTCGGGTGAACGACTTAGTCCGCGCCATGAAAACTTCTTCGCTCACTTCTTTCCCGTCGGAGCGTCCGAGGTCAGAGCA
This genomic stretch from Schaalia sp. JY-X169 harbors:
- the trmB gene encoding tRNA (guanosine(46)-N7)-methyltransferase TrmB, which produces MSEEVFMARTKSFTRRIRDMNPSLERQFAAVRDDYVIDVPRGVGETTVADGYRLDVEGVFGRCAPLFVEIGPGRGEQVVDFASRHPEVNFLAFEVWTPGIARLTVTAAERGVTNIRVIEADAQQALPILLGPASVREVWTFFPDPWRKARHHKRRIVSLPFAKVVADLLEDGGVWRMATDWENYAEQMLEVMTAAPDFQIAVEDGATTFSPRFEGRVETHFEQRGKEAGRETWDIAAVRLPRGL
- the hrcA gene encoding heat-inducible transcriptional repressor HrcA, encoding MSTAQRRLDVLRAIVIEYVNTNEPVASKAVAQSYVQGVSSATIRNDMGVLEDEGLIRQPHTSAGRVPTEAGYRIFVDCLDPSATQVARNRALLVERLGSVESLEDAIGRTVRVLAGITGQAAVAEYPDLVADRIRRVEMIDLDEARLLVIVVTAAGKVFERRVTVPEAVIGADWDRVRDSVNRAVEGVLADEVAQALATANVELELEDAYSLAAGAVKESLRALETSRIVTAGAANLARSGVDIRDVASVLEVLEDQTALMQVLHRIHMAPVQVSIGAENLHEGLTDVSLVSAMYATPTSSHVGVIGPTRMDYARSLAAVEAVSGYLSRLLLKQSGASSGVHADDGGEETE
- the hemW gene encoding radical SAM family heme chaperone HemW encodes the protein MPRQPEGSVWPEDGTLEPSVGNSPFAAYVHVPFCTVRCGYCDFNTYTTGFGEGADLATYADSVVREIEFSRGIVDPRPLESVFFGGGTPSLLAPGEIGRILRTLDAAFGIAEGAEVTLEANPETLDEKKAQQFANAGINRFSIGMQSAVPHVLKTLDRTHNPENVPRAVAAAKAADCQVSVDLIYGAPGETLGDWEASLRQAIGMHPDHISAYSLIIEEGTKMGRELASGLIAPPDGDLDAQKYELADALLGQAGFHWYEISNFSTSDATRSTHNLAYWRNWDWWGYGPGAHSHVAGQRWWNVKHPRAYAGRLLQGVSPGFAGEKLSEEDRRVEAVMLGIRTREGMGGFDPAVVAGLVRDGLLDVFEGERAVLTLKGRLLADLVTRTLLGW